A single window of Cytobacillus dafuensis DNA harbors:
- a CDS encoding alkaline phosphatase family protein has protein sequence MSNNKVIAIVVDGMRYDKACEALGFLQHLVETNQASLYKVKSELPSLSRPLYEVLLTGTPASVNGITSNQAVRLSAEKSLFHLTKENGLRNATSSYFWVSELYNRAPFHFIEDREQEDPSKPIQYGKFYWDDDYPDSHVLMDAEALRRKHDPHFLYIHPMGVDVKGEAFGSESKEYREQILKVGSLLAQLLPIWIKEGYHILITSDHGMSETGNHGGITNGERDVPLFIISPKVEPGVYSEEIPQLAFAPLVCELLNIAPSNKMISYQLPGLKQSISIN, from the coding sequence ATGTCAAATAATAAAGTAATCGCCATTGTTGTGGATGGAATGAGATACGATAAAGCATGCGAGGCTTTAGGATTTCTTCAGCATTTAGTTGAAACGAATCAGGCATCACTTTACAAGGTGAAGTCGGAGCTTCCTAGTCTTTCCCGCCCATTATATGAAGTGCTATTAACGGGTACACCGGCATCAGTGAATGGCATTACGTCCAATCAAGCGGTCCGACTATCTGCCGAGAAAAGTCTCTTTCATCTAACGAAAGAGAATGGTTTAAGAAACGCAACGTCATCGTATTTCTGGGTAAGTGAACTTTATAATCGAGCGCCTTTCCATTTCATTGAAGACCGTGAGCAAGAGGATCCATCCAAGCCAATTCAATACGGAAAATTTTATTGGGATGATGACTATCCAGACAGTCATGTGCTAATGGATGCAGAAGCTTTGCGCAGAAAGCATGACCCGCACTTTTTATATATCCATCCAATGGGTGTAGATGTAAAAGGTGAAGCGTTTGGATCGGAATCGAAAGAATATCGTGAACAAATCTTAAAAGTGGGAAGCTTATTGGCTCAGCTTCTACCAATTTGGATCAAAGAAGGCTATCATATTTTAATCACATCTGATCATGGTATGAGTGAAACTGGTAACCATGGTGGCATTACTAATGGTGAGCGTGATGTACCGCTCTTTATCATCAGTCCAAAAGTAGAGCCAGGCGTGTACAGTGAAGAAATTCCACAATTAGCTTTTGCACCACTCGTTTGTGAGCTATTAAATATTGCGCCTTCTAATAAAATGATTTCATATCAATTACCAGGTCTAAAACAGAGTATCTCTATTAATTAA
- a CDS encoding S8 family serine peptidase, producing MKKRKMKAWKVMTTAAMTSLLFTSLTVFAESDDMSAESQMVEEMVQEGGPIFFDKDKIETGQDDSLYKDVKKEGLAETYKPNETVRLIVEVEQPTEMEQITKSKKAFYKQKQNKVIEQISKEKNSKSNDPIKVKHRFFEGFNGFSIETEFQNIKEIQSIPGVVNVHIARTFQESMAASKELVQAQKVWEQYGYKGEGLLVAIIDSGIDYTHEDMTLTDQAKEKEKWTQEGIQSKFAETDVNEIWYSDKVPTGYDWADNDSNVIPAGKGSPHGTHVAGTVGASGDETKGGVEGVAPGVQLLAEKVFSDNGGGAYEDDIIAGIEHAVTMGADVINMSLGNDAGYVDEEFDPIQKTIRVATEQGTLVVTAAGNSDYSTKNYIIPSSLRPYAENPDIGTVGAPGVSPYAISVASYENTKLHLNALADASGFSVPFKDQTQFPASYNFKVSKVLSPDVPYDLVYVGEGKNAADYPKGKTDYIAVVKLLNSYSTVSSIQWEAKRAGAKAIIMIPPANWSDYTTLPVTPTAAPTASTSKAVGEALLSKMSSLPNGQYLSMKYTGDTFVDNPAKDSMSSFSSMGTPHTLDFKPEISAPGGNIYSTIPGNDYEVMSGTSMAAPHVAGGSALLLQALYQKGLPHSEDTVLKAKLALMNTANVEKDPRTNGEVPYSPRVQGSGLMQIQNAINTPVIVTSRNTPLEQAGAVALKEIGQNTSFKLNMEAFDAPKGKNNSDDIEYKVYVDVLKDKIEMKEFDLDSDGQLDLKEYLTLTSERIDGAKVTVNDKTVTETEGALVKIKPGQTKMLTVNISLPDSLNKNSFVEGFVRLVPVAKDQDKAVPLTIPYMGFYGKWDEPRNIDAPAWEKDAFVGYTALWDENSERYPLGYNPYTGRFSLNHIAFSKNYILDGIYPSFQALRNLDKTEMYIEDQSGNLVKNLGDFSEYTGTPWKFRKNIMSYGDTKYGGYKWDMKDSSGQYVPDGVYQYVIKTTLDYPMAKPQIVKMPITVDSVAPTVSDINVTPKDGKYEITFNAEDNASDFNSAIVYVNGQYNEVPLEKKSLTVNTEPKGMVILAIDYAGNISWTTWGDQSYNKQNMAIQTIGITPTAGLNQNKPARISSWAYNRVDWTINVKDANGEIVDTFEVKNEHSLKTQWLPNADLPNGDYFISVDVVSKDGFKVTTTPKKVTVLQQ from the coding sequence ATGAAAAAAAGAAAAATGAAAGCATGGAAAGTCATGACCACAGCCGCGATGACTTCCTTATTATTTACATCACTTACCGTTTTTGCAGAAAGTGATGATATGTCAGCTGAGTCGCAAATGGTTGAAGAAATGGTGCAGGAAGGAGGACCAATATTTTTTGATAAGGATAAGATCGAAACAGGTCAAGATGATTCACTTTATAAAGATGTAAAAAAAGAAGGTTTGGCTGAAACATATAAACCGAATGAAACTGTTAGATTAATCGTAGAAGTTGAACAACCAACAGAAATGGAGCAAATAACCAAGAGTAAAAAAGCTTTTTATAAACAAAAGCAAAATAAAGTAATCGAACAAATCTCAAAAGAAAAAAATTCTAAATCAAATGATCCTATTAAAGTGAAGCATCGTTTTTTCGAAGGGTTTAACGGATTCAGTATAGAAACAGAGTTTCAAAATATAAAAGAAATCCAGTCTATTCCTGGGGTTGTGAATGTCCATATTGCTAGAACATTCCAGGAATCAATGGCTGCAAGTAAAGAATTAGTACAAGCTCAAAAAGTATGGGAACAATATGGTTATAAAGGTGAGGGATTACTTGTAGCGATTATCGATTCTGGGATTGATTATACGCATGAAGATATGACACTAACTGATCAAGCGAAGGAAAAGGAAAAATGGACTCAAGAAGGGATCCAAAGTAAATTTGCAGAAACAGATGTAAATGAAATTTGGTATTCCGATAAGGTACCAACAGGATATGATTGGGCAGACAATGATTCTAATGTCATTCCTGCTGGAAAAGGTAGCCCCCATGGGACACACGTGGCTGGAACAGTTGGAGCAAGTGGAGACGAAACAAAGGGTGGAGTCGAAGGTGTTGCACCAGGTGTTCAACTATTAGCGGAGAAAGTATTTTCAGATAATGGCGGTGGTGCCTATGAGGATGATATTATCGCAGGAATTGAGCATGCAGTTACTATGGGTGCAGATGTTATCAACATGAGTTTAGGTAATGATGCAGGTTATGTAGACGAAGAATTTGATCCTATTCAAAAAACCATTCGAGTTGCGACAGAACAAGGTACTCTTGTTGTAACGGCAGCCGGTAATTCAGACTATAGTACAAAAAATTATATAATTCCCTCTTCGTTAAGACCATATGCAGAAAATCCTGATATTGGAACAGTTGGTGCACCGGGTGTAAGTCCATATGCGATATCGGTTGCTTCCTATGAAAATACGAAACTTCATTTAAATGCATTGGCAGATGCAAGTGGTTTTTCGGTGCCGTTCAAAGACCAAACGCAATTTCCAGCATCGTATAATTTTAAAGTCTCTAAGGTTCTTTCACCAGATGTACCTTATGACTTGGTATATGTAGGGGAAGGAAAGAATGCAGCAGATTATCCTAAAGGAAAAACTGACTACATTGCAGTAGTTAAACTATTAAACTCATATAGTACTGTTTCATCCATTCAGTGGGAAGCTAAGCGTGCTGGAGCAAAGGCGATTATTATGATACCACCTGCAAATTGGTCAGATTATACTACGCTACCAGTAACGCCAACTGCAGCACCAACGGCGTCAACAAGTAAAGCTGTAGGTGAAGCATTATTAAGTAAAATGAGTAGTCTGCCAAACGGTCAATATTTAAGTATGAAATATACAGGAGATACTTTCGTTGACAACCCAGCGAAAGATAGTATGTCTAGTTTTTCATCGATGGGTACACCACATACACTAGATTTTAAACCAGAAATTTCGGCTCCTGGAGGAAATATTTATTCTACAATACCAGGTAATGATTATGAAGTGATGAGCGGTACATCGATGGCAGCACCTCATGTTGCAGGTGGTTCAGCTTTGTTACTTCAGGCGCTATATCAAAAAGGATTACCTCATTCAGAAGATACTGTTTTAAAAGCAAAACTAGCTTTAATGAATACGGCTAATGTTGAAAAGGATCCAAGAACAAATGGAGAAGTTCCATATTCACCACGTGTACAAGGGTCAGGGTTAATGCAAATTCAAAATGCCATTAATACACCAGTCATTGTAACAAGTAGAAATACGCCTTTAGAACAAGCTGGGGCGGTTGCTTTAAAAGAAATAGGTCAAAATACAAGTTTTAAATTGAATATGGAAGCATTTGACGCTCCAAAAGGTAAAAATAATAGTGATGATATTGAATACAAAGTTTATGTCGATGTATTAAAAGATAAGATAGAAATGAAGGAATTTGATTTAGATAGTGATGGGCAATTGGATTTAAAAGAGTATTTAACATTAACAAGTGAACGAATTGATGGTGCTAAGGTTACTGTAAATGATAAAACAGTTACAGAAACAGAAGGAGCATTAGTTAAAATCAAACCTGGCCAAACAAAAATGCTGACTGTTAATATATCATTACCAGATTCCTTAAATAAAAACAGTTTTGTAGAAGGGTTTGTTCGTCTCGTCCCGGTTGCTAAAGACCAGGATAAAGCAGTTCCTTTAACTATTCCTTATATGGGCTTCTATGGGAAATGGGATGAGCCACGAAATATCGATGCACCTGCATGGGAGAAGGATGCATTTGTAGGATATACAGCCCTTTGGGATGAGAATTCAGAAAGATATCCATTGGGATATAATCCATATACGGGAAGGTTTAGTCTTAATCATATTGCATTTTCGAAAAACTATATACTCGATGGTATTTATCCGTCCTTCCAAGCCTTACGTAATTTAGACAAGACCGAAATGTATATTGAAGATCAATCTGGAAATCTCGTAAAAAATTTAGGCGATTTTAGCGAATATACTGGTACTCCATGGAAATTTAGGAAAAATATCATGTCTTATGGGGATACAAAGTACGGCGGATATAAATGGGATATGAAAGACTCATCCGGACAATATGTACCTGATGGTGTTTATCAATATGTTATCAAAACAACATTAGATTATCCAATGGCAAAACCACAGATAGTCAAAATGCCAATTACGGTAGATTCCGTCGCTCCCACCGTTTCAGATATTAATGTAACGCCAAAGGACGGAAAATATGAAATTACTTTCAATGCCGAAGATAATGCTAGTGACTTTAATTCTGCTATTGTTTATGTAAATGGTCAATATAATGAAGTGCCGCTTGAAAAAAAATCTCTAACTGTCAATACAGAGCCGAAAGGTATGGTCATTTTAGCTATAGATTATGCAGGAAATATATCTTGGACTACGTGGGGAGATCAAAGCTATAATAAACAAAATATGGCCATTCAAACAATCGGTATTACTCCGACTGCTGGTCTTAACCAAAACAAGCCAGCAAGGATTTCTTCGTGGGCTTATAACAGAGTAGACTGGACGATAAATGTTAAAGATGCAAATGGAGAGATAGTTGATACGTTTGAAGTGAAAAATGAACATTCACTGAAAACACAATGGCTTCCTAACGCGGACCTTCCAAATGGAGATTACTTTATCTCAGTTGATGTAGTGTCAAAAGACGGCTTTAAAGTGACAACAACACCTAAAAAAGTAACGGTTCTCCAACAATAA
- a CDS encoding ABC transporter substrate-binding protein, with product MNSTFKKKGYKSIQAMMLGLGVIGLTACGAKKEEATPVVSDTESLSLEQIETKAKEEGEINSVGMPDSWANWGETWTEVTDKYTLKHSDTDLSSAEEIAKMESEKENATADIGDVGIAFGPIAEQKELTIPYKTSYWDEVPEWAKDDNGDWVVGYQGTIAFLTNKELVKNPPKSWDDILNGDYKVTVGDVQRGAQNQMAVLAAAMAYGGDESNLQPGIDFFAKLAKQGRLSLTDAKPANIEKGEVEVALVWDFNALGYAEQINRDQFDVCIPSEGSVVSGYATIINKYSKHPHAAMATREYILSDEGQINLAKGFARPIRDVELPKEVAEKMVPEEQYKNAKPIEDPKAWEETVKTLPQVWQEEVLVNVK from the coding sequence ATGAATTCCACATTTAAGAAAAAGGGTTACAAATCTATTCAAGCTATGATGTTAGGTTTAGGAGTAATAGGATTAACTGCTTGTGGTGCTAAAAAAGAGGAAGCTACTCCAGTTGTAAGTGATACAGAATCACTAAGCCTGGAACAAATCGAAACAAAAGCAAAAGAAGAGGGAGAAATTAATAGTGTTGGTATGCCTGATTCATGGGCTAACTGGGGTGAAACGTGGACAGAAGTTACAGATAAATACACATTGAAACACAGTGATACAGATTTATCCAGTGCTGAAGAGATTGCAAAAATGGAATCTGAAAAAGAAAATGCAACTGCTGATATTGGTGATGTAGGGATTGCCTTTGGTCCAATCGCGGAACAAAAAGAATTGACGATTCCTTATAAAACTTCCTATTGGGACGAGGTACCAGAATGGGCAAAAGATGACAACGGAGATTGGGTTGTTGGTTACCAAGGAACGATTGCATTCTTAACGAATAAAGAATTGGTAAAAAATCCGCCAAAATCATGGGATGACATCTTAAATGGAGATTACAAAGTAACAGTTGGAGATGTTCAACGTGGTGCACAGAACCAAATGGCCGTTCTTGCTGCTGCGATGGCATACGGCGGTGATGAATCAAATCTTCAGCCAGGAATTGACTTTTTTGCGAAGCTTGCTAAGCAAGGTCGTCTAAGCTTAACAGATGCTAAACCAGCTAACATCGAAAAAGGGGAAGTAGAAGTTGCTTTAGTATGGGACTTCAATGCCCTTGGTTACGCTGAACAAATTAATCGTGATCAATTTGATGTGTGCATTCCAAGTGAGGGTTCAGTAGTAAGTGGTTATGCAACAATTATTAACAAATATTCGAAACATCCTCATGCAGCGATGGCGACTAGAGAATATATTTTAAGTGATGAAGGACAAATTAACTTAGCTAAAGGATTTGCTCGTCCAATTCGTGATGTAGAGCTTCCAAAAGAAGTAGCTGAGAAAATGGTTCCAGAAGAACAGTACAAAAATGCAAAACCGATCGAAGACCCCAAAGCATGGGAAGAAACAGTGAAAACATTGCCACAGGTTTGGCAAGAAGAGGTGTTAGTAAATGTCAAATAA
- a CDS encoding DUF2238 domain-containing protein, with the protein MARDKGTIIHIFLLLIVASVFIWSVIRPAGYLIWTMEVLPAVVVLIIAICTYNKFRLTTLSYVIIAILSITMFIGGHYTYSKVPLFNWIKDYFDLNRNHYDRFGHFLKGLIAIVIREILIRKSPLVKGPWLVAVALSFSLSIGALYEIIEWLASKITQGKKASTEFLGTQGDVWDSQWDMSLTLIGSIIALIIFSKLHNKLIANLKNRKLTEKNTSK; encoded by the coding sequence GTGGCTAGAGATAAAGGTACAATTATTCATATTTTTTTACTGCTGATTGTTGCATCAGTTTTTATATGGTCAGTTATTCGGCCAGCAGGATACTTAATATGGACAATGGAAGTACTTCCAGCAGTTGTAGTACTAATCATTGCAATTTGTACTTATAATAAGTTTCGTCTTACCACGCTATCCTATGTCATTATTGCCATACTTTCGATTACGATGTTCATTGGCGGACATTATACCTACTCAAAGGTTCCTCTCTTCAATTGGATAAAAGATTATTTTGATCTAAATCGCAATCACTATGACAGGTTTGGGCATTTCTTGAAGGGATTAATTGCTATTGTGATAAGAGAAATTTTAATAAGGAAATCACCATTAGTAAAAGGCCCATGGTTAGTTGCAGTTGCATTAAGTTTTTCACTTTCCATTGGGGCCTTATATGAAATTATTGAATGGCTAGCTTCAAAAATAACGCAAGGCAAAAAAGCTTCTACAGAATTTTTAGGGACACAGGGTGATGTTTGGGATTCACAGTGGGATATGTCATTAACATTGATTGGTTCTATAATCGCACTCATCATCTTTTCAAAACTCCATAACAAGCTGATAGCCAACTTAAAAAATAGAAAACTCACTGAAAAAAATACTTCCAAATAG
- a CDS encoding S8 family serine peptidase: protein MKSRKINKILTGTLAVGMLLSQSAPFNVLAESPYELNPVENAEEILTSLSAEQRKALEQLNASPNFTISPDIDLNSPELVKIIVEFTQAPAKIEMMKQEAKGKKLSSTDAIEKVEKAHEDFKQHVQSLKAQKSLSKYKVEDINITREYRNAINGVAMTLPGVAVQDLLESGVVNRIFKDYEVKVEPPVETEEVIDPQMADSIPQIGVDKLHAENITGKGIKVGVLDTGIDYNHPDLKDAYKGGYDFIDNDADPMETTYEDWINAGKPEYPGLVYYTNHGTHVAGTIAAQKKNNVDYAVKGVAPEVDLYAYRVLGPWGGGESAGILAGIDQAIEDGMDVINMSLGARTNDPLYATSVAVNNAMLSGVVAVVAAGNNGPNEKTLGSPGTAALGISVGASDVSMTIPAFSGSASTETFENIQLLGKDFSDRLEDLEGQSLPIVFAGLGKAADFEGKDVNEKLVLIQRGEITFDEKIKNAKNAGAKAVIVYNNVDGQIPAYLGEGVGLIPSFRLSKVDGERLEGLGEGSFTFETLSNTKTEGDHLAEFSSRGPVNGNYDIKPDVVAPGVSIFSTAPEYINDSQDGIHYGNAYVRLSGTSMAAPHTAGTAALILQEHPEYTPFDVKAALMNTSDDLKEDYSVYEVGAGRIDAYQAVHTDTSIKVLDKTQNVENGNIVEIAEQTGSIMFGRHFKQDDKPVEASKKVVIQNKGKEEKSFNVEVEYHGERTGIQDAVKNGIQVEVPASLTVASGQSQELQPKITIPSSSAKGRYEGYIHVTNTNNPSETYQIPFAVMVTEKGFEYIKTNTPSVTNTTPFWQGLSTTVHGITKLNSPMKTIDVLVKDSKTGKAVGFVGTANTSKLLTDRETYLPGAFSGTVYPFTNDPSKPIGDLPVKLPAGDYILEFIAHDEEGKSYVADNPLIVDNTAPEVNMDKKPGVIEVNDSMFTVEDGQKAVWLHGTAKDETVDVLQSKGLNVDQSSNSMGYSANSAFINGYFPIQANGDVKFGIEESDIATKPLKLTLTTSDIATTFNKQNYVFLKEGTEYTTSSYDKKDVKIDDTVTMTLSLNNVKQLVSGEFQVEFKNDLYKFENVKLNNAVNQYAEEKGLEVSLQEPVVTEGTLTNTVKVGASMKGNGFSGMEGDMPFLDVTFKLVSDAFYDNVTSFNVLQASYMKAEQTAATAIPYFGTESFNIIPTHSRVMGAILPEAFLRNDGSLLKGDYTKIGAQVYVMSPKGKKYQGTINSRGEYTIKGIPASTEAYTVVVDVPGHLKAMKKFIPGYSVNGEMRGQHFRLGSKGLAGDVNGDSMIDILDVQSIAEAYGTNDPSIVPQDLNQDGVVNETDIRFVEKNFLTKGPDAPAKKQSKESLGNGKKDLAYFLRLVGLEPKQ, encoded by the coding sequence ATGAAGAGTAGAAAAATCAACAAGATTCTTACAGGAACGCTAGCGGTTGGCATGTTATTATCTCAAAGCGCTCCATTTAACGTATTGGCGGAAAGCCCGTATGAGCTGAATCCAGTTGAGAATGCGGAAGAGATCCTGACGAGCCTGTCTGCGGAACAAAGAAAGGCATTAGAGCAATTGAATGCAAGTCCAAACTTTACGATTTCTCCGGATATTGATTTGAATAGCCCGGAATTAGTCAAAATCATTGTGGAATTCACTCAGGCGCCTGCAAAAATTGAAATGATGAAACAAGAAGCGAAAGGAAAAAAACTATCATCTACTGATGCGATAGAGAAAGTGGAAAAAGCTCATGAAGATTTTAAACAGCATGTGCAATCATTAAAAGCACAGAAAAGCTTAAGCAAATATAAAGTGGAAGACATAAATATTACTAGAGAGTATAGAAATGCCATCAACGGTGTAGCGATGACGTTACCTGGTGTGGCAGTGCAGGATTTGCTGGAATCAGGTGTAGTTAATCGTATTTTTAAAGATTACGAGGTAAAGGTGGAACCACCTGTAGAAACAGAAGAAGTCATTGATCCTCAAATGGCGGACAGTATTCCGCAAATTGGCGTGGACAAGCTTCATGCCGAGAACATTACCGGTAAGGGAATAAAAGTCGGTGTTCTTGATACTGGTATTGACTACAATCATCCAGACTTAAAAGATGCTTATAAAGGCGGATATGATTTTATCGATAACGATGCCGATCCGATGGAAACGACCTACGAGGATTGGATCAATGCTGGCAAGCCGGAATATCCTGGCTTAGTGTACTACACAAACCATGGGACACATGTCGCAGGGACGATTGCAGCCCAAAAGAAAAACAATGTTGATTATGCAGTGAAAGGGGTAGCACCTGAAGTAGATTTATATGCTTATAGAGTATTAGGACCTTGGGGAGGGGGAGAATCAGCGGGAATCCTTGCTGGAATCGATCAAGCGATTGAAGATGGCATGGATGTCATCAATATGTCGCTTGGGGCAAGAACGAACGATCCGTTATATGCTACTTCTGTCGCGGTAAATAACGCCATGCTATCAGGAGTTGTGGCAGTTGTTGCCGCAGGCAACAACGGGCCGAACGAAAAAACTCTTGGCTCCCCAGGAACAGCTGCACTCGGTATTTCAGTAGGGGCAAGCGATGTATCTATGACCATTCCTGCATTCAGCGGAAGCGCTTCCACCGAAACATTTGAAAACATCCAGCTTCTAGGAAAGGATTTTTCTGATAGGTTAGAAGATTTAGAAGGACAATCATTACCAATTGTATTTGCAGGACTTGGAAAAGCTGCAGATTTTGAAGGGAAAGATGTTAACGAAAAGCTAGTGTTGATTCAGCGCGGGGAAATCACGTTTGATGAAAAAATCAAAAACGCTAAAAACGCTGGAGCCAAAGCGGTGATCGTGTACAACAATGTCGACGGGCAAATACCTGCTTACTTGGGCGAGGGTGTCGGCTTAATCCCTTCTTTCCGTCTGTCAAAAGTGGATGGTGAGCGATTAGAAGGGCTGGGTGAAGGTTCTTTCACATTTGAAACGTTAAGTAACACAAAAACGGAAGGTGATCATTTAGCAGAATTCAGTTCGCGCGGACCGGTAAATGGAAATTATGATATTAAGCCGGATGTTGTCGCTCCAGGTGTGTCGATTTTCTCTACAGCACCGGAATATATCAATGATTCGCAAGATGGCATTCATTACGGTAATGCCTATGTACGCTTATCGGGCACGTCTATGGCTGCTCCTCACACAGCAGGTACAGCAGCATTAATTCTGCAGGAGCATCCGGAATACACTCCTTTTGATGTAAAAGCGGCACTCATGAATACATCGGACGATTTAAAAGAGGATTATTCTGTATACGAAGTGGGTGCAGGACGAATCGATGCTTATCAAGCGGTTCATACAGATACCTCCATTAAAGTATTGGACAAAACACAAAATGTAGAGAACGGAAATATTGTGGAAATTGCCGAACAAACAGGTTCTATTATGTTCGGCAGACATTTTAAGCAAGATGATAAACCAGTGGAAGCGAGCAAAAAAGTAGTTATTCAAAACAAAGGTAAGGAAGAAAAATCATTTAACGTGGAAGTGGAGTATCACGGCGAGCGTACAGGCATTCAAGATGCAGTGAAGAATGGAATACAAGTTGAGGTACCGGCATCTCTTACAGTGGCAAGCGGACAATCACAGGAACTGCAGCCGAAAATTACGATTCCTTCTAGTTCAGCGAAAGGCAGATATGAAGGATATATTCATGTAACGAATACGAACAATCCGTCCGAAACGTATCAAATTCCATTCGCTGTCATGGTGACAGAAAAGGGATTTGAATATATAAAAACAAATACACCATCTGTAACAAATACAACACCTTTTTGGCAAGGTTTAAGCACTACGGTTCACGGAATAACGAAGTTGAATAGCCCAATGAAAACAATCGATGTGCTTGTTAAGGACAGTAAAACAGGGAAAGCTGTAGGTTTTGTGGGAACAGCGAACACTAGTAAGTTGCTAACGGACAGAGAAACTTATCTTCCAGGAGCATTCAGCGGTACTGTCTATCCATTTACAAACGATCCTTCTAAGCCAATTGGCGATCTTCCTGTGAAGCTTCCAGCAGGCGATTACATACTGGAATTTATTGCGCACGATGAGGAAGGGAAATCATATGTTGCAGATAATCCGCTTATTGTGGACAATACAGCACCGGAAGTAAATATGGATAAAAAACCGGGAGTAATCGAGGTTAATGACTCCATGTTTACAGTAGAGGATGGACAAAAAGCGGTATGGCTGCATGGAACAGCTAAGGATGAGACAGTGGACGTATTACAATCCAAAGGCTTGAACGTTGACCAATCATCCAACAGCATGGGTTACTCTGCAAACTCTGCATTCATAAATGGGTACTTCCCAATCCAAGCGAATGGGGATGTAAAATTTGGAATAGAGGAAAGTGATATTGCAACAAAACCTCTAAAATTGACTTTGACTACGTCTGATATTGCAACGACATTTAATAAGCAAAACTATGTCTTCTTAAAAGAAGGCACGGAATATACGACTTCTAGTTATGATAAGAAAGACGTAAAAATTGACGATACAGTTACGATGACACTTAGTCTCAATAATGTGAAGCAGCTTGTATCCGGGGAATTCCAGGTGGAATTCAAGAACGATTTGTATAAGTTTGAGAATGTAAAACTGAACAATGCAGTAAATCAGTATGCAGAGGAAAAAGGCTTGGAAGTATCGCTGCAAGAACCTGTGGTGACAGAAGGAACTCTCACTAATACGGTGAAAGTCGGTGCATCTATGAAAGGGAATGGATTCAGCGGTATGGAAGGAGATATGCCTTTCCTTGATGTAACGTTCAAATTAGTAAGTGATGCATTTTACGATAATGTTACAAGTTTTAATGTACTACAGGCGTCTTATATGAAAGCGGAACAAACAGCAGCTACTGCTATTCCTTATTTCGGTACAGAAAGCTTTAACATCATTCCAACGCATTCGAGAGTAATGGGTGCCATCTTACCGGAAGCATTTTTGAGAAATGACGGTAGTTTGCTAAAAGGTGATTATACAAAAATTGGTGCCCAAGTATATGTGATGTCCCCAAAAGGTAAAAAATATCAGGGGACAATTAATAGTAGAGGGGAATACACGATTAAGGGTATCCCAGCTTCTACTGAAGCATACACAGTTGTTGTCGATGTTCCGGGACATCTCAAAGCGATGAAGAAATTCATTCCTGGATATTCTGTAAACGGTGAGATGCGAGGGCAACATTTTAGATTAGGTAGTAAAGGCCTTGCGGGGGACGTGAATGGTGACAGCATGATTGATATCCTTGATGTCCAAAGTATCGCGGAGGCATATGGTACGAATGATCCATCGATCGTTCCGCAAGATCTCAATCAAGACGGCGTGGTGAATGAAACCGATATTCGTTTCGTTGAGAAAAACTTCTTAACGAAGGGGCCGGATGCACCTGCTAAAAAGCAGTCAAAAGAATCACTAGGCAATGGGAAGAAAGATTTGGCATACTTCCTGCGTCTTGTCGGTCTAGAGCCGAAGCAATAA